One window of the Roseovarius sp. THAF9 genome contains the following:
- a CDS encoding DUF2793 domain-containing protein, whose translation MSDTSPTLGLPLIQPAQAQKHVTHNEALRILDAVTQLTVTSADLATPPSDPDDGARYIVAPTGQSAWAGQDNAIALFTDGVWEFFAPRTGWRADVASTSATLRFDGTAWQDIALPETLPQLGLNASADTTNRLAVAADATLLTHDSAGHQLKINKNGASDTASLLFQTGFSGRAEMGTTGSDDFALKVSNNGTTFHSALIASADIGALQVPSGQLFFRDVFIMDDTTYSFDIPFSSPARILMWLGMNVQGYYFLFSITGSLNGAGNFGEMFSNPVGKITFHTGPLTGTTGPDGNINLAIDITGATPRMHLENRFGSNRLFTMATLGR comes from the coding sequence GTGTCCGACACTTCTCCCACCCTCGGCCTGCCGCTTATCCAACCGGCTCAGGCGCAAAAACACGTCACTCATAACGAGGCGCTGCGCATTCTCGACGCGGTCACACAGCTCACCGTCACAAGCGCCGATCTGGCCACACCGCCCTCGGATCCGGACGACGGCGCTCGCTATATCGTGGCCCCGACAGGTCAGAGCGCATGGGCCGGGCAGGACAATGCCATCGCGCTGTTTACTGATGGCGTTTGGGAATTCTTCGCGCCGCGGACCGGCTGGCGGGCCGACGTGGCTTCGACCAGCGCGACCCTACGATTCGACGGCACCGCGTGGCAGGACATCGCCTTGCCCGAAACTCTGCCGCAGCTCGGTCTCAATGCATCCGCCGACACGACGAATCGTTTGGCCGTCGCCGCCGACGCCACACTTCTGACGCATGACAGCGCCGGCCACCAGCTCAAGATCAACAAAAACGGCGCCTCGGACACCGCAAGCCTGCTGTTTCAGACCGGCTTCTCGGGCCGGGCCGAGATGGGCACCACCGGCAGCGACGACTTCGCGCTCAAGGTTTCAAACAACGGCACCACGTTCCATTCCGCTTTGATTGCCTCGGCCGACATTGGCGCGCTTCAAGTGCCCAGCGGCCAGCTTTTCTTTCGCGACGTCTTCATCATGGACGATACGACCTACAGTTTCGACATACCGTTTTCCAGCCCGGCGAGAATCCTGATGTGGCTGGGCATGAACGTGCAGGGGTACTATTTCCTGTTCTCGATCACCGGCTCTCTGAACGGCGCAGGGAATTTTGGAGAGATGTTCTCGAATCCCGTCGGCAAAATCACTTTTCATACCGGGCCGCTGACTGGCACGACAGGTCCCGATGGCAACATCAACTTGGCCATCGACATTACCGGCGCCACGCCGCGTATGCACCTGGAAAACCGGTTCGGCTCGAATCGCCTTTTCACAATGGCAACACTCGGAAGGTAA